One region of Polynucleobacter sp. Adler-ghost genomic DNA includes:
- the acs gene encoding acetate--CoA ligase, whose product MEPLMQENRVFNPPADFMKSAAIPGMEAYNKLCAEANSDYDGFWSRLAKENVFWKKPFTKVLDESKAPFYKWFEDGTTNASYNCLDRQVENGLGKKTAIIFEADDGSVTNVSYQELLERVCKMANALRKMGINSGDRVIIYMAMTIEGVVAMQACARIGAIHSVVFGGFSAQALRDRIIDVGAVAVITADGQFRGGKSLPLKAICDEALSTGECGNVKHVIVSKRTGSDVTMTPGRDVWMQEIVANESTTCEPEWVSAEHPLFILYTSGSTGKPKGVQHSTGGYLLWAILTMKWTFDIKPNDVFWCTADIGWVTGHSYITYGPLAVGATEIVFEGVPTYPNAGRFWDMIQKHKATIFYTAPTAIRSLIKASSNDQAVHPKSYNLSSLRLLGSVGEPINPEAWMWYYENVGGSRCPIADTFWQTETGGHMISPLPGATPMIPGSCTLPLPGIQAAIVDEAGADVPNGQGGILVVKRPWPSMIRTIWGDPDRFVKSYFPEELGGTLYLAGDGAIRNKDTGYFTITGRIDDVLNVSGHRMGTMEIESCLVANPLVAEAAVVGRPDELTGEAICVFVVLKGGRPTGDEAKKIATELRNWVGKEIGPIAKPKDVRFGDNLPKTRSGKIMRRLLRVIAKGEEVTQDTSTLENPAILEQLKESV is encoded by the coding sequence ATGGAACCATTGATGCAAGAAAACCGCGTATTTAACCCCCCTGCAGACTTCATGAAGTCCGCCGCCATTCCGGGAATGGAGGCTTACAACAAGCTCTGTGCTGAAGCTAACAGCGATTATGACGGTTTCTGGAGTCGTCTTGCTAAAGAAAATGTTTTCTGGAAAAAGCCCTTTACTAAAGTCCTTGATGAATCCAAAGCACCTTTTTACAAGTGGTTTGAAGATGGCACTACTAATGCTTCCTATAACTGCTTAGATCGCCAAGTTGAAAATGGCCTTGGCAAAAAGACTGCGATTATTTTTGAAGCGGATGATGGATCTGTTACCAACGTAAGCTATCAAGAGTTGCTGGAGCGTGTTTGCAAAATGGCAAATGCACTTCGCAAAATGGGTATTAATTCTGGTGACCGCGTCATCATTTACATGGCGATGACTATTGAAGGCGTTGTTGCGATGCAAGCTTGTGCTCGTATCGGCGCAATACACTCTGTTGTCTTTGGTGGATTTTCTGCTCAAGCGCTGCGCGATCGCATCATTGACGTTGGTGCTGTTGCAGTCATTACTGCTGACGGACAGTTCCGCGGCGGCAAATCATTGCCCTTAAAGGCGATTTGCGATGAGGCACTCTCAACGGGTGAGTGCGGCAATGTAAAGCATGTCATCGTGAGCAAGCGCACCGGATCAGATGTCACTATGACACCGGGTCGTGATGTTTGGATGCAAGAAATCGTAGCTAATGAATCCACTACTTGCGAGCCAGAGTGGGTGAGTGCTGAGCACCCACTATTTATTCTGTATACCTCCGGCTCAACAGGCAAACCTAAGGGCGTTCAACACTCTACTGGTGGTTACCTCTTGTGGGCGATTCTCACAATGAAGTGGACCTTTGACATTAAGCCAAATGATGTCTTCTGGTGTACTGCCGATATCGGCTGGGTAACAGGTCATTCCTATATTACCTATGGCCCACTCGCAGTAGGTGCGACTGAGATTGTGTTTGAGGGTGTTCCAACCTACCCCAATGCGGGACGTTTTTGGGACATGATCCAAAAACACAAGGCAACGATTTTCTACACCGCTCCAACAGCGATACGTTCATTAATCAAAGCATCGAGCAATGATCAAGCAGTGCATCCCAAGAGTTACAACTTATCTTCTTTGCGTCTCTTAGGTTCAGTCGGTGAGCCGATTAATCCAGAAGCGTGGATGTGGTATTACGAGAATGTAGGCGGCTCACGTTGCCCAATCGCAGATACCTTCTGGCAAACCGAAACTGGTGGCCACATGATTTCACCATTGCCAGGTGCAACTCCTATGATTCCAGGCTCATGCACATTGCCATTGCCAGGTATTCAGGCGGCGATTGTGGATGAAGCAGGCGCAGACGTTCCAAATGGTCAAGGTGGTATTTTGGTTGTGAAACGTCCATGGCCCTCGATGATTCGTACGATCTGGGGTGATCCTGATCGTTTTGTGAAGTCTTACTTCCCAGAAGAGTTGGGCGGTACTTTATATCTGGCAGGTGACGGCGCAATCCGCAATAAAGATACTGGCTACTTCACCATTACGGGTCGTATCGACGACGTATTGAATGTCTCCGGTCACCGCATGGGTACGATGGAAATCGAATCATGCTTGGTTGCCAATCCATTGGTTGCTGAGGCTGCAGTAGTGGGTCGTCCTGATGAGCTGACTGGTGAAGCAATTTGTGTCTTCGTAGTTCTGAAGGGCGGACGCCCAACAGGCGACGAAGCGAAGAAGATTGCCACTGAGTTGCGGAACTGGGTAGGCAAGGAGATCGGCCCGATCGCCAAACCAAAGGACGTCCGTTTTGGTGATAACTTACCTAAAACTCGTTCCGGCAAGATCATGCGTCGCTTGTTGCGTGTGATCGCCAAGGGTGAAGAGGTGACTCAAGACACTTCCACTCTAGAAAATCCAGCGATTTTGGAGCAGCTCAAAGAGTCTGTGTAA
- a CDS encoding fumarate hydratase — protein MTNIKQNDLIQSVADAFQFISYYHPKDFISAMGKAYELEQGAAAKDAIAQILTNSRMCAEGHRPMCQDTGIAVVFLKIGMNVQWGDATMSVTEMVNEGVRRAYMNPDNPLRASVLTDPAGKRKNTGDNTPAVIHYEIVPGDDVEVICAAKGGGSENKAKMVMLNPSDSIVDWVVKTVPTMGAGWCPPGILGIGIGGTPEKAMLMAKESLMGPVDIQELIARGPQNRIEELRLEIFDKVNKLGIGAQGLGGLATVLDIKIMDYPTHAASLPVAMIPNCAATRHVHFHLHGDGPAKLEAPSLSDWPDVTWTPDTKKSKRVNLNTLTAEEVAGWNEGETLLLNGKILTGRDAAHKRIADMLAKGEELPVSFKNRVIYYVGPVDPVGAEAVGPAGPTTSTRMDKFTEMMLAQTGLISMIGKAERGPSAIEAIKKHRSAYLMAVGGAAYLVSKAIQTAKVVGFADLGMEAIYEFDVKDMPVTVAVSSAGISMHETGPKEWQAKIAGIPVMVA, from the coding sequence ATGACAAATATCAAACAAAACGACCTCATTCAGAGCGTAGCAGATGCATTTCAATTCATCTCTTACTACCACCCTAAAGACTTTATCTCCGCCATGGGCAAGGCTTATGAGCTTGAGCAAGGTGCCGCAGCAAAGGATGCCATTGCACAGATTTTGACCAATAGCCGGATGTGTGCAGAAGGTCACCGTCCCATGTGCCAGGACACCGGTATTGCAGTCGTTTTCCTCAAAATTGGTATGAATGTTCAGTGGGGTGATGCCACCATGAGCGTGACTGAAATGGTGAATGAAGGTGTTCGTCGAGCCTACATGAACCCAGATAACCCGCTACGCGCGTCTGTTTTGACTGATCCAGCAGGTAAGCGTAAGAACACGGGTGACAACACCCCGGCGGTGATTCATTATGAAATCGTCCCTGGCGATGATGTTGAAGTCATTTGCGCGGCCAAAGGTGGTGGCTCTGAGAACAAAGCCAAGATGGTTATGCTCAACCCCTCTGATTCGATCGTTGACTGGGTAGTCAAGACTGTCCCAACGATGGGTGCGGGTTGGTGCCCTCCCGGTATCTTAGGCATTGGTATTGGCGGAACTCCAGAGAAAGCCATGTTGATGGCTAAAGAGTCCTTGATGGGCCCAGTAGATATTCAGGAGCTGATTGCTCGGGGCCCACAAAACCGCATTGAAGAGCTCCGTTTAGAAATTTTCGACAAAGTAAATAAGTTAGGCATTGGCGCACAAGGTCTTGGTGGCTTAGCCACTGTGCTCGACATCAAGATCATGGACTACCCAACCCATGCAGCCTCATTGCCGGTAGCCATGATTCCAAACTGCGCTGCTACCCGCCACGTTCATTTCCATCTGCATGGTGATGGCCCTGCCAAACTAGAGGCGCCCTCACTATCCGATTGGCCAGACGTTACTTGGACTCCAGACACCAAAAAATCGAAGCGTGTGAACTTGAATACCTTAACTGCTGAAGAAGTAGCTGGCTGGAATGAAGGCGAGACGCTTCTCCTGAACGGCAAAATTTTGACTGGTCGCGATGCAGCACATAAGCGCATTGCCGACATGCTTGCGAAAGGCGAAGAATTGCCAGTGAGCTTTAAGAACCGTGTGATCTATTACGTTGGCCCAGTAGACCCAGTGGGAGCCGAAGCAGTTGGCCCGGCAGGCCCAACAACCTCCACCCGTATGGATAAGTTCACCGAGATGATGCTGGCTCAAACTGGATTGATCTCCATGATTGGCAAAGCGGAACGTGGCCCCTCTGCAATTGAGGCAATTAAAAAACATCGGTCCGCTTACTTGATGGCCGTTGGTGGCGCCGCCTACTTGGTTTCTAAAGCAATTCAAACAGCGAAGGTAGTGGGCTTTGCTGACCTTGGCATGGAAGCGATTTATGAATTCGATGTCAAAGACATGCCAGTAACAGTAGCGGTCAGTTCTGCCGGCATCTCTATGCATGAGACAGGCCCCAAAGAGTGGCAAGCAAAGATTGCCGGCATTCCAGTCATGGTTGCTTGA
- a CDS encoding biopolymer transporter ExbD — MSFNLQNDPEESGIMAEINMTPMVDVMLVLLIIFIITLPVIQQAVKVELPKANSVRNEVKPESVQLSIDAQGQIFWNSTPIDLKTFDGYAEKAAQKEPQPEINLRADKSVKYEYVAQVLAASRRAGLTKLGFVTEPN, encoded by the coding sequence ATGTCTTTTAATCTTCAGAACGATCCAGAAGAAAGCGGCATCATGGCCGAAATCAACATGACTCCGATGGTGGATGTCATGTTGGTACTCCTCATTATCTTCATCATTACCCTGCCAGTCATTCAGCAAGCGGTGAAGGTTGAGTTGCCAAAAGCCAATAGCGTGCGCAATGAAGTCAAGCCAGAGTCAGTTCAACTCTCGATTGATGCTCAGGGTCAAATATTTTGGAATAGCACACCAATTGATTTAAAAACTTTTGATGGCTATGCAGAAAAAGCTGCTCAGAAGGAGCCGCAACCAGAAATCAATTTACGTGCTGATAAGTCGGTGAAGTATGAATATGTTGCTCAGGTATTGGCAGCCTCACGTCGTGCTGGCTTAACGAAGCTAGGATTTGTGACTGAACCTAATTAA
- the murI gene encoding glutamate racemase: MALIGVFDSGVGGLSILDEALRQLPEHDFIYLADSINAPYGEKSSEWIAFRSMELCQYLAAQGCDAIMVACNTATAEAIADIRHELSNIPIIGVEPGIKPAAMQSSNGIVGVLATEATLKSDKFSALLATLPNCQFVKQAGAGLVPLIEAGQAHGEETLELLAEHLEPIQEAGADTLVLGCTHYPFLRKSIRKLLGDSINLIDTSEAVVRQLKRKLESQGKRLDHNEYGSITFISSKDAQKLQQMAHELMQSDLDKHSIESQLVSSFT; encoded by the coding sequence TTGGCACTCATCGGAGTTTTTGATTCTGGCGTTGGAGGCTTATCCATTTTGGATGAGGCTTTACGCCAACTTCCTGAGCATGACTTCATATATCTAGCCGACTCCATCAATGCCCCTTATGGAGAAAAGTCTAGCGAGTGGATAGCTTTCCGCAGCATGGAGCTATGCCAATACTTAGCAGCGCAAGGTTGTGATGCCATTATGGTTGCCTGCAATACTGCTACCGCCGAGGCCATTGCAGATATTCGTCATGAGCTCAGCAATATTCCAATCATCGGCGTAGAGCCAGGCATCAAGCCTGCAGCAATGCAGTCAAGTAATGGCATTGTTGGAGTACTCGCAACTGAGGCTACACTCAAGAGTGATAAATTTAGCGCTTTACTAGCCACCCTTCCGAATTGTCAGTTTGTTAAACAAGCGGGTGCCGGCTTAGTACCTCTAATTGAAGCGGGCCAAGCTCATGGTGAAGAAACGCTTGAGCTACTTGCTGAACATCTAGAGCCCATTCAGGAAGCGGGAGCAGATACGCTTGTTCTAGGATGCACGCACTACCCTTTCTTGCGAAAATCCATACGTAAATTATTGGGAGATTCAATCAATCTCATTGATACCAGCGAGGCAGTAGTCCGTCAACTCAAACGAAAACTAGAGTCACAGGGTAAGCGCTTAGATCATAATGAATATGGCTCGATCACATTCATCAGCAGTAAAGATGCGCAGAAATTGCAGCAGATGGCACACGAGCTCATGCAATCAGATCTTGATAAACACAGTATTGAATCTCAGTTAGTGAGTTCATTCACATGA
- a CDS encoding surface-adhesin E family protein, whose protein sequence is MKKIYVLTLFTTLSLLPFSSSFAEWKELGSNAVMVVYVDLDTVSASGEKAQIMSMLDLKKPGVNPKTKQPVSSIIGINEYDCPAISYRPIEYKEFAGNKGSGKVVSDNKTPNSEFEPVVSESWAAGVFNVVCQRK, encoded by the coding sequence ATGAAAAAAATATACGTACTAACTCTTTTTACCACCCTCTCCTTACTACCGTTTTCTAGCAGCTTCGCTGAGTGGAAAGAATTAGGATCTAATGCGGTGATGGTGGTGTATGTTGATCTTGATACGGTCAGCGCATCTGGCGAAAAAGCACAAATCATGTCTATGCTCGACTTGAAGAAACCTGGCGTTAACCCAAAAACAAAACAGCCTGTTAGCTCAATCATCGGCATCAATGAGTACGACTGCCCAGCCATTAGCTACCGACCAATCGAATACAAAGAGTTCGCTGGCAATAAAGGTAGCGGCAAGGTGGTTTCAGACAACAAAACTCCCAATAGTGAATTTGAGCCTGTAGTAAGCGAGTCTTGGGCAGCTGGAGTGTTCAACGTTGTTTGCCAGCGCAAATAA
- a CDS encoding DUF2789 family protein, producing the protein MSEHQRTLEELFEQLGLSSQQIHIERFIERHQLKPGSILSDAIYWAPDQKAFLIETKADDSEWSEVVDQLANMLIRKPNP; encoded by the coding sequence ATGAGCGAACATCAGAGAACCCTTGAGGAGCTATTTGAGCAGTTAGGGCTTTCCTCGCAACAGATTCATATAGAGCGTTTTATAGAAAGACACCAATTGAAACCGGGGTCTATCCTGTCCGATGCCATTTATTGGGCGCCAGATCAAAAGGCTTTTTTGATTGAGACTAAAGCGGATGACTCAGAGTGGTCAGAGGTGGTTGATCAATTGGCCAATATGCTCATTAGAAAGCCAAACCCATAA
- a CDS encoding penicillin acylase family protein, which yields MKIPTQRSGLKSALKGIFWLGSAALVLIIAAGTIYLISAQTNPSGKRIIKSLGDSVSIAFDESDIPHIQAKSSTDALFALGYLHASERSWQMEINRRLASGRLSEILGKETFAIDRFIRTLGIKRAAEKQFDHYPIATKRLLQSYADGVNAGNAHLGWALPVEYFLTGSKPGHWSPTDSVAWMLMMALDLGGNWQKELQRLELSQFLTTKQVWEVMPPYTPGEPVSNVDFAKMYQEIDVFNPNPLTRDQKSKKLPATELTINEVPGGKEGIGSNNWALSGKLTASGKPLLANDPHLGLSAPAIWYMAHLEAPGLNVIGATLPGIPAVVLGRTDKFAWSFTNTGPDVQDLYIEQLDPKNPGVYRGPDGPLPFKVRQEIIDIKDEPSVRFLVKETRHGPVISESYARAKRAIDTDRFVLSLRWTALDIENQSVAGLLDMNHAKDLNTFKQALRKNYAPMQNVVMADVDGNISLQTTGVAPKRTLHQGLYGVAPALGWEKQYDWTGYVPFEQLPNSNNPEAHWIATANQKILANNDPNPLTGDWDLPTRYDRIVDLIQGKSTHDLASMKTMQADTLSLGATPLLELFKSVQSTHPLAQQAIELSKNFDGDMKIDSSGALLFNAWADQLTRKLFSRLTYLFTENYGTRSFRHALILQLQNPNSPWCNDPKTEQIESCVDASNAAFDKALEQLSSQFGSNPKNWVWGNAHIAVSEHRPLSKVPLLGNFFNLTQPFPGDSFSINVGRLELLRADNPFETKQAPSLRTLYDLADLEQSLFVYQTGQSGWVQNKLYRNMSALWARNEYLPLQMKPQKISRQLDLSIKEK from the coding sequence ATGAAAATACCCACGCAACGCTCAGGCCTGAAATCAGCCCTCAAAGGTATCTTTTGGCTTGGTTCTGCAGCCCTAGTCTTGATCATCGCCGCCGGAACAATCTACCTCATCTCAGCTCAAACTAATCCTTCTGGCAAGCGGATCATCAAGTCTCTCGGGGATTCTGTTTCGATTGCCTTTGATGAGAGTGACATTCCCCATATTCAAGCAAAGAGTTCTACTGATGCACTCTTTGCCTTGGGCTATTTGCATGCAAGTGAGCGTTCCTGGCAAATGGAAATTAATCGCCGACTAGCTAGTGGGCGACTCTCTGAAATTCTTGGTAAAGAGACCTTCGCAATTGATCGCTTTATTCGGACGCTGGGTATTAAGCGTGCCGCTGAGAAACAGTTTGATCACTACCCTATTGCTACCAAGAGATTACTTCAGTCTTATGCAGATGGAGTTAACGCTGGTAATGCCCACTTAGGCTGGGCCCTTCCAGTTGAATACTTTTTAACTGGGTCCAAACCAGGGCATTGGTCACCTACTGATAGCGTGGCGTGGATGCTCATGATGGCGCTCGATCTTGGCGGTAACTGGCAAAAAGAATTACAACGCCTCGAACTATCGCAGTTTTTAACAACTAAGCAAGTATGGGAAGTAATGCCACCATATACTCCTGGTGAGCCTGTGAGCAACGTTGACTTTGCCAAAATGTATCAAGAAATTGATGTATTTAATCCAAACCCACTCACAAGAGATCAAAAGTCCAAGAAGCTACCAGCAACCGAATTGACTATCAATGAAGTGCCGGGTGGCAAGGAAGGTATTGGATCAAATAACTGGGCGCTTAGTGGAAAGCTGACAGCCTCTGGAAAGCCCTTGCTGGCAAACGATCCGCATCTAGGCTTATCGGCGCCAGCGATTTGGTATATGGCTCACTTAGAGGCGCCAGGTCTCAATGTCATTGGTGCGACCCTCCCTGGCATTCCGGCAGTGGTACTGGGCAGGACCGATAAGTTTGCCTGGAGCTTTACGAATACCGGCCCAGATGTTCAGGATTTATATATTGAGCAGCTAGATCCAAAAAATCCTGGAGTGTATCGAGGACCAGACGGCCCGCTACCCTTTAAAGTTCGTCAAGAAATCATCGACATTAAAGACGAGCCCTCCGTGCGCTTTTTAGTCAAAGAGACGCGGCATGGTCCAGTGATTTCTGAATCCTATGCACGCGCAAAACGAGCCATCGACACCGATCGTTTTGTTTTGTCTTTACGCTGGACAGCGCTGGATATTGAAAACCAGTCCGTTGCCGGTTTGCTGGATATGAATCACGCCAAAGATTTAAATACATTCAAGCAGGCGCTACGCAAAAACTATGCGCCCATGCAAAACGTGGTGATGGCGGATGTAGATGGGAACATTTCGCTTCAAACTACTGGGGTCGCCCCAAAACGCACTTTGCATCAAGGTTTGTATGGCGTGGCGCCAGCCTTGGGCTGGGAGAAGCAATATGATTGGACTGGCTACGTCCCCTTCGAGCAACTGCCTAATAGCAATAACCCAGAGGCTCATTGGATCGCTACAGCCAACCAGAAAATCTTAGCCAATAACGATCCAAATCCATTGACCGGCGATTGGGATCTACCAACCCGCTATGACAGAATTGTGGATCTCATTCAGGGCAAGTCAACACATGACCTCGCCTCCATGAAAACTATGCAAGCAGATACCTTGTCTTTGGGTGCCACCCCATTATTAGAATTATTTAAATCGGTACAGTCAACACATCCACTAGCCCAACAAGCAATTGAGCTTAGCAAGAACTTTGATGGGGACATGAAAATCGATAGTAGTGGTGCGCTCCTATTTAATGCTTGGGCTGACCAACTCACACGCAAACTCTTCTCACGCTTAACTTATTTATTCACAGAGAATTACGGTACGCGTAGCTTTAGACATGCGCTGATATTGCAATTACAAAACCCCAACAGCCCTTGGTGTAACGACCCCAAAACTGAACAGATTGAGAGTTGTGTAGATGCTTCGAATGCGGCGTTTGATAAGGCGCTTGAGCAGCTTAGTTCCCAATTTGGTAGCAACCCTAAAAATTGGGTATGGGGTAACGCGCATATTGCAGTCTCCGAGCATCGCCCTTTAAGCAAGGTACCACTGCTTGGAAATTTCTTCAATTTAACGCAGCCGTTTCCTGGCGACAGCTTTAGCATCAATGTAGGGCGTCTCGAACTGCTGAGGGCTGATAATCCTTTTGAAACTAAGCAGGCTCCCAGTCTGCGCACACTCTATGACCTCGCTGACTTAGAGCAGTCCCTCTTTGTGTACCAAACTGGACAATCTGGCTGGGTACAGAATAAGCTGTACCGTAACATGAGCGCGCTTTGGGCTCGAAATGAATACCTTCCCTTACAAATGAAACCCCAAAAGATCAGCCGACAACTAGACCTGAGTATTAAGGAAAAATAA
- the pal gene encoding peptidoglycan-associated lipoprotein Pal, with translation MSKFLKILPLALLVLFVSACSSVKLDDANGVATVNAGSSSGYDPISDPKSSVYGKRSIYFEFDSYTVDPKYVSTISAHAAYLKAFQKQKAFIIIQGNTDDRGTAEYNLALGQKRSEAVKKALLAQGVSESQLEAVSFGKEKPANPAQTEAAFKENRRADFVYQ, from the coding sequence ATGTCTAAATTTTTAAAAATATTGCCTTTGGCATTATTGGTTTTATTCGTTTCTGCCTGCAGTAGCGTTAAGTTAGATGACGCTAATGGTGTCGCCACAGTTAATGCCGGAAGCTCTTCTGGTTACGATCCAATCAGCGATCCAAAGTCTAGTGTGTACGGCAAGCGTTCAATTTATTTTGAGTTTGATAGCTATACCGTTGATCCAAAATATGTCTCCACAATCTCTGCCCATGCCGCATATCTAAAAGCGTTTCAAAAGCAAAAGGCATTCATCATTATTCAAGGCAATACCGATGATCGTGGAACTGCTGAATACAACCTAGCCCTAGGCCAAAAGCGATCTGAGGCAGTTAAAAAGGCTTTACTCGCTCAAGGCGTTAGCGAATCTCAATTAGAGGCGGTGAGCTTTGGTAAAGAAAAGCCAGCCAACCCAGCCCAGACAGAGGCGGCATTTAAAGAAAATCGCCGCGCTGATTTTGTCTATCAATAA
- a CDS encoding energy transducer TonB yields MSSFLNRMNALLPFDKTERIIIGIVIALHLLFLIGFQSGMKPDNDNNQDDARVMANLVSPEAAKQPQAAPAAPPPKPQQEQKKKTVDEKSTQAPTPPQTQQQAQTPPANPSKSESQAPNATVAPATTSGSSGTPIQTDIGKLVVVYQPDADAYYPSFSKRSGEQGEVVVRLIIDESGSVEDVALLRSSSFPRLDRAATEIGRRYRFKPFLVNGSPQRISTNLLIKFNLKN; encoded by the coding sequence ATGAGCAGCTTTTTAAATCGGATGAATGCGCTTCTACCATTCGATAAGACCGAACGCATCATTATTGGCATTGTTATTGCCTTGCATTTATTATTTCTGATTGGCTTTCAGAGTGGCATGAAGCCTGATAACGATAACAATCAAGATGATGCGCGAGTGATGGCTAATCTGGTAAGTCCTGAGGCTGCCAAACAACCACAGGCTGCCCCGGCCGCGCCTCCCCCAAAACCTCAGCAAGAACAAAAGAAGAAAACTGTGGATGAAAAATCCACGCAGGCACCAACCCCACCACAAACCCAACAACAGGCGCAGACACCGCCAGCAAATCCATCTAAAAGTGAATCACAGGCTCCCAATGCCACAGTTGCACCAGCCACTACCTCTGGATCCAGTGGCACACCGATTCAGACTGACATTGGTAAACTAGTCGTCGTATATCAACCAGATGCAGATGCTTACTACCCTTCCTTCTCTAAAAGATCTGGAGAACAAGGTGAGGTAGTGGTCAGATTGATTATTGATGAATCAGGTAGTGTTGAGGATGTTGCCTTATTGCGTTCTAGCTCATTTCCAAGATTAGACAGAGCAGCAACGGAGATTGGTCGTCGTTATCGCTTCAAACCATTTTTAGTCAATGGTTCGCCCCAAAGAATTTCTACCAACCTTTTAATTAAATTTAATTTAAAGAATTAA
- a CDS encoding MotA/TolQ/ExbB proton channel family protein, translating to MNTPFGLANLWLEGDAVTRFVAIALLICSIVTWVILLSRFWDLRNLRKLQPELDQFWRATSYDQGLNAFTSHASNPYFQIAKAANGASTHHQSQSTNHRELLQTLNYSEWMARSLKNSIDGVAAQLQKGLTFLGSTGATAPFIGLFGTVWGIYHALIAISSSGSAQIDQVAGPIGEALIMTALGLAVAIPAVLGFNAINRANKLLVADLNRFGNDLLAYFVTGARVKSGE from the coding sequence ATGAATACACCATTTGGCTTAGCAAATTTATGGCTTGAGGGCGATGCAGTTACCCGCTTTGTTGCCATCGCACTTCTGATCTGCTCTATTGTGACTTGGGTAATTTTGCTTTCCCGTTTTTGGGATTTGCGTAATTTACGCAAACTCCAACCTGAGCTCGATCAGTTTTGGCGCGCCACCTCCTACGACCAGGGTCTGAATGCATTTACCAGCCATGCAAGTAATCCCTACTTTCAGATTGCTAAAGCGGCAAATGGCGCCTCTACCCATCACCAAAGCCAATCAACCAATCATCGTGAACTTTTGCAAACGCTGAACTACTCCGAATGGATGGCGAGAAGTCTAAAGAACAGCATTGATGGTGTTGCAGCCCAGCTGCAAAAAGGACTGACCTTCCTTGGCTCGACCGGCGCGACTGCACCATTTATTGGTTTGTTCGGAACGGTGTGGGGCATCTATCATGCTTTGATCGCCATCAGCAGCTCAGGTAGCGCGCAGATTGATCAGGTTGCCGGTCCCATTGGCGAAGCACTCATCATGACTGCTTTAGGCTTGGCTGTAGCGATTCCAGCAGTGTTAGGCTTTAATGCGATTAATCGTGCCAACAAGTTATTGGTCGCCGATCTGAATCGCTTTGGCAATGATCTTCTCGCTTACTTTGTCACTGGTGCCCGCGTGAAGTCTGGAGAATAA